A single Mus caroli chromosome 15, CAROLI_EIJ_v1.1, whole genome shotgun sequence DNA region contains:
- the Smpd5 gene encoding sphingomyelin phosphodiesterase 5 isoform X1, with amino-acid sequence MSLPDISRRRSPVPQEDWLLTPDALRPSPFPNPVLQALYSLSRVLLFPTYWSLDQLLGCWAPSVRSNSLGWFKVLAGSGVLLPLVVVGLPLALVGLALWLPLQVWRRPFCYQPPPACWVWPQPWHPPAERRRCFVFLTANLCLLPHGLAHFNNLSHSQQRAEAVGAALLDSLQSSQYGVTECSQPLPRVPGGELKATLPMGLDFVCLQEVFDLRAARRLVRVLVPNLGPVIYDVGTFGLMAGPYIKVLGSGLLLASRYPLLRATFRCFPNARREDAMASKGLLSVQVQLGIVDGRPIVGYLHCTHLHAPVEDGHIRCKQLTLLLEWVEEFEAESRQSDEAVAFSVLLGDLNFDNCSQKTAFLHRSCQGAGPQTLQLLSGPLPARRLPGTALGLRDNLEFLHATPLHCLLPRDASEGPATGKRAPPVPVRTPSWELPSSVLEGPASGLHHVPRNTRESPEPRGGPRDIQYCVCWTHGPLGYGPEASSGMLLTLVPRQRG; translated from the exons ATGAGTCTCCCTGACATTTCGCGGCGAAGGAGCCCAGTGCCCCAAGAGGACTGGCTCCTGACACCCGACGCCCTGAGGCCTTCACCTTTCCCGAACCCAGTGCTGCAAGCCCTCTACAGTTTATCACGCGTGCTGCTTTTCCCGACTTACTGGTCCCTGGACCAGTTGCTGGGCTGCTGGGCACCAAGCGTGCGATCCAACAGCTTGGGGTGGTTCAAAGTCCTGGCAGGAAGTGGGGTGTTGCTACCGCTGGTGGTGGTCGGCCTACCCTTAGCGTTGGTCGGCCTTGCGCTCTGGCTGCCCCTCCAGGTCTGGCGCCGCCCCTTCTGCTATCAGCCCCCTCCGGCATGTTGGGTGTGGCCACAGCCCTGGCATCCGCCTGCTGAGCGCCGGCGCTGCTTTGTCTTTCTCACTGCTAATCTGTGCCTATTGCCCCACGGGTTGGCTCATTTTAACAACCTGTCGCACAGCCAGCAGCGCGCGGAGGCTGTGGGGGCCGCACTACTAGATAGCCTTCAATCGTCACAGTATGGGGTTACCGAATGCAGTCAGCCGCTGCCTAGGGTGCCTGGTGGTGAGCTGAAGGCCACATTACCTATGGGCTTGGACTTCGTGTGTCTGCAGGAAGTGTTCGACCTCCGCGCAGCTCGTCGTCTTGTGCGCGTCTTGGTACCAAATCTGGGCCCGGTGATATATGATGTGGGCACATTTGGCTTAATGGCTGGGCCGTACATCAAGGTTCTGGGCAGTGGGCTTCTACTGGCCTCGCGCTACCCGTTGCTGCGTGCCACCTTCCGTTGCTTTCCTAACGCTCGTCGCGAGGACGCCATGGCCTCCAAAGGTCTATTATCTGTCCAG GTGCAGCTAGGCATCGTGGACGGGCGCCCCATCGTGGGATACCTTCATTGTACACATTTGCATGCACCCGTTG AGGATGGACATATTCGCTGCAAACAGCTAACGCTGCTGCTGGAATGGGTGGAGGAGTTCGAGGCCGAGAGCCGGCAGAGTGATGAAGCTGTAGCCTTCAGCGTCCTCCTGGGAGATCTAAACTTTGACAACTGCTCCCAAA AAACGGCTTTTCTCCACAGATCATGCCAAGGAGCAGGGCCACAAACTCTTCAGCTGCTTTCAGGACCCCTGCCGGCTAGGCGTTTGCCAGGAACAGCCCTGGGCCTTAG GGACAATCTTGAATTCCTCCATGCTACGCCACTCCATTGCCTGCTCCCCAGAGATGCTTCGGAG GGCCCTGCGACAGGAAAAAGGGCGCCGCCTGTACCTGTCAGGACCCCTTCGTGGGAGTTACCCAGCTCAGTCCTGGAAGGGCCGGCGTCTGGACTACATCACGTACCGCGGAATACCCGGGAGTCGCCTGAGCCCA GAGGCGGACCTCGTGACATTCAGTACTGCGTTTGCTGGACTCACGGACCACTTGGCTATGGGCCTGAAGCTTCAAGTGGTATGCTCCTGACGCTAGTGCCCAGACAAAGGGGTTGA
- the Smpd5 gene encoding sphingomyelin phosphodiesterase 5 isoform X2: MSLPDISRRRSPVPQEDWLLTPDALRPSPFPNPVLQALYSLSRVLLFPTYWSLDQLLGCWAPSVRSNSLGWFKVLAGSGVLLPLVVVGLPLALVGLALWLPLQVWRRPFCYQPPPACWVWPQPWHPPAERRRCFVFLTANLCLLPHGLAHFNNLSHSQQRAEAVGAALLDSLQSSQYGVTECSQPLPRVPGGELKATLPMGLDFVCLQEVFDLRAARRLVRVLVPNLGPVIYDVGTFGLMAGPYIKVLGSGLLLASRYPLLRATFRCFPNARREDAMASKGLLSVQVQLGIVDGRPIVGYLHCTHLHAPVEDGHIRCKQLTLLLEWVEEFEAESRQSDEAVAFSVLLGDLNFDNCSQNHAKEQGHKLFSCFQDPCRLGVCQEQPWALGTILNSSMLRHSIACSPEMLRRALRQEKGRRLYLSGPLRGSYPAQSWKGRRLDYITYRGIPGSRLSPEADLVTFSTAFAGLTDHLAMGLKLQVVCS, from the exons ATGAGTCTCCCTGACATTTCGCGGCGAAGGAGCCCAGTGCCCCAAGAGGACTGGCTCCTGACACCCGACGCCCTGAGGCCTTCACCTTTCCCGAACCCAGTGCTGCAAGCCCTCTACAGTTTATCACGCGTGCTGCTTTTCCCGACTTACTGGTCCCTGGACCAGTTGCTGGGCTGCTGGGCACCAAGCGTGCGATCCAACAGCTTGGGGTGGTTCAAAGTCCTGGCAGGAAGTGGGGTGTTGCTACCGCTGGTGGTGGTCGGCCTACCCTTAGCGTTGGTCGGCCTTGCGCTCTGGCTGCCCCTCCAGGTCTGGCGCCGCCCCTTCTGCTATCAGCCCCCTCCGGCATGTTGGGTGTGGCCACAGCCCTGGCATCCGCCTGCTGAGCGCCGGCGCTGCTTTGTCTTTCTCACTGCTAATCTGTGCCTATTGCCCCACGGGTTGGCTCATTTTAACAACCTGTCGCACAGCCAGCAGCGCGCGGAGGCTGTGGGGGCCGCACTACTAGATAGCCTTCAATCGTCACAGTATGGGGTTACCGAATGCAGTCAGCCGCTGCCTAGGGTGCCTGGTGGTGAGCTGAAGGCCACATTACCTATGGGCTTGGACTTCGTGTGTCTGCAGGAAGTGTTCGACCTCCGCGCAGCTCGTCGTCTTGTGCGCGTCTTGGTACCAAATCTGGGCCCGGTGATATATGATGTGGGCACATTTGGCTTAATGGCTGGGCCGTACATCAAGGTTCTGGGCAGTGGGCTTCTACTGGCCTCGCGCTACCCGTTGCTGCGTGCCACCTTCCGTTGCTTTCCTAACGCTCGTCGCGAGGACGCCATGGCCTCCAAAGGTCTATTATCTGTCCAG GTGCAGCTAGGCATCGTGGACGGGCGCCCCATCGTGGGATACCTTCATTGTACACATTTGCATGCACCCGTTG AGGATGGACATATTCGCTGCAAACAGCTAACGCTGCTGCTGGAATGGGTGGAGGAGTTCGAGGCCGAGAGCCGGCAGAGTGATGAAGCTGTAGCCTTCAGCGTCCTCCTGGGAGATCTAAACTTTGACAACTGCTCCCAAA ATCATGCCAAGGAGCAGGGCCACAAACTCTTCAGCTGCTTTCAGGACCCCTGCCGGCTAGGCGTTTGCCAGGAACAGCCCTGGGCCTTAG GGACAATCTTGAATTCCTCCATGCTACGCCACTCCATTGCCTGCTCCCCAGAGATGCTTCGGAG GGCCCTGCGACAGGAAAAAGGGCGCCGCCTGTACCTGTCAGGACCCCTTCGTGGGAGTTACCCAGCTCAGTCCTGGAAGGGCCGGCGTCTGGACTACATCACGTACCGCGGAATACCCGGGAGTCGCCTGAGCCCA GAGGCGGACCTCGTGACATTCAGTACTGCGTTTGCTGGACTCACGGACCACTTGGCTATGGGCCTGAAGCTTCAAGTGGTATGCTCCTGA